In Apostichopus japonicus isolate 1M-3 chromosome 3, ASM3797524v1, whole genome shotgun sequence, a single genomic region encodes these proteins:
- the LOC139958767 gene encoding uncharacterized protein, translating to MTRRKKRQPVRVSDIKQEKEDGLVLPKQQTETTGHDATSLNIDCNKSLETKVFLNGHHKLKDVFENNEEDRNGNTLVDARLKDDGEDGEVSHSLRNNCKLQLSKVRVEQFCKVNPDVEESKLANESNDLSISDKGNLNDEITYDTTDFISERDDNIGNEMVQNEVILGGGEGDVEDGKEVVREDGAISSDTDGQYHIEESTGIPDLEAGSDTPTGDSPVKMEDLESEAEFSKAIYKRRRPMETPEDFICQLCQMIFDNPRDLTVHIRGHNEASSHTCNICSKKLSSASSLDRHMLIHSGERPFQCPMCDMSFTTNGNMNRHLRTHEKGSKEEQEKTDKSAGPQESFKGDEAAGSLNLSLLSTPKRARMDFKRLQTYGMSSGSDMNCPVCHKSFICRIGFETHMTFHPDMTLNCVFCNLSFRNQRGLRMHLYKVHKKDAIGGNGTCKSSGGSPLKKSSGIDELCAAEFSTTKFPHIAQLWCEENSLNMNGDVRTSVCLKCKKVFPCMAALNLHISSLHGGSSQQSLHGPEKVLGTNRKIIKDEPASAADEATIDLPKSPKDSFMNALSLQPSDECEDSCPRNCSPQLSGTLSNKYLETAGSSNYANNSHHLVNRDGLWKGFPILNFEQASREVSGRSGRPLPQSFSPLKGEMASGAPKKPSVEIEDSSKMIGDVAKAHGPLSRRQDAEPVTGDVGVGMLTPAEFASANSHIDEDELERERMMTEDSDGWNDGSSGQKFSHVCKFCSKAFPFRSTLKVHVRSHMGLTPYKCMLCDYSSADKSTLVRHMRTHSGERPYSCKLCGFPFTTKANCERHVKKRHAKLSKLDIDVNIQHHPLQRLPEQGQFRSPDTICKICNRDFKFFRDLQNHMRIHEKSPSKIFACIKCNMNFSKKNQCVRHMLRKHRHLSSSEIQQHVQSLNQKEEKSKVKKEDVSQTLQPLEEEIHTFEDSPFANQTHLSRLPRPVPVYVSGIYKERSSGVQEEPLDLSLPKIVSFPSFMSPDIPSTSNYSPDVGSAGGAFTTAEGGLDNAEGAMRYKDPYRKFYSPRLDSLVCPHCLRLFKKGSRLKTHIRSHTRERPFRCSMCSAAFTQSSSLDEHMIKRHCEEEDSDQREIKSGVTPMQLKLINRDHSHISILKNCLQRKEEEGTMGENLRETDVVDSSNTETSASSHQSDSNVDLSSISKMLAATDSNKFQHFMSPQVNRQNFADQPPSQLNKNVEMSIDADGAEDVMINQERKLVIDTSKADSENVHGDHQHQIKEEGDADDFMKFSRSGKLESRQTCPYCQRKFPWVSSLRRHLITHTGLKPYECPHCGATFSTKSNCERHINRRHQGQKEGEVEVSDLQKDPFKCKECRELAFSTRRKLQKHYKDDHPLVPFPKEYMEAPDVIVNNKDLIEKIQQGYDPVLSSSVSGIIPEGTKKRNQLFFGSQSQVDREPIDQLLEEKNNEDSSSVHTNNSYMDQGGDELMEPVSYHESESAFPETGGASPFLVKVENGLNGYSTLIEKRELLPGTPLKMDKEPGSLPSDEAFSDRNISEDDGCENSDSDSHVSTAAGDGQMMLSMVGDLSGAASLVIPQVTLSGKKGKKGARFSCDQCCKKFKSELTLFRHLKVHQLEHPFNCTECSATFTTKFNCQRHIMKLHGKRKEDVMSITGCGKVSEPGVQKAPSSSSNPPKQVTIDPSSSQVLFSYSTNVGLAPAVVKILPKKPLNDHVITPSKKISKQKIKNILPKLGSSKAKWQGHIDHSSSVSQLLTPYQNNVHFSNGQLFIKEELDASSEDAGVDGKPVDGSWNYSSIQSSASDDTGMVVEGDMTGCNSDIIKDLLGIQDSSTMDQILESADSAAKILGVQG from the exons atataaaacaagaaaaagaagatggTCTTGTGCTGCCCAAACAGCAGACAGAAACTACTGGACATGATGCAACAAGTTTAAATATTGATTGCAATAAGTCCTTGGAAACAAAGGTATTCCTGAATGGGCACCACAAACTCAAAGATGTCTTCGAAAACAACGAAGAGGACAGAAACGGGAATACTCTCGTCGATGCCAGGCTGAAAGATGATGGAGAGGATGGTGAAGTTTCCCACAGTCTGAGAAATAATTGCAAATTACAACTCTCTAAAGTCAGAGTTgaacaattttgcaaggttAATCCAGATGTTGAGGAATCAAAGTTAGCCAACGAATCAAACGATTTGTCAATTTCTGACAAGGGAAATCTCAACGATGAGATTACCTATGATACAACTGACTTTATCAGCGAACGGGATGATAACATAGGTAATGAGATGGTTCAGAATGAGGTTATTCTGGGTGGAGGAGAAGGAGATGTTGAAGATGGCAAGGAGGTAGTGAGGGAGGATGGAGCTATCAGTTCTGATACAGATGGGCAATATCATATTGAAGAGAGCACAGGGATACCTGATTTAGAGGCAGGTAGTGACACACCTACTGGAGATAGTCCTGTGAAGATGGAAGATCTGGAAAGTGAAGCAGAGTTCTCTAAG GCCATTTACAAGAGAAGAAGACCCATGGAAACCCCTGAAGATTTCATCTGTCAACTGtgccaaatgatctttgacaaTCCTCGGGATCTCACCGTCCACATTCGCGGCCATAATGAAGCCAGCAGCCACACTTGTAACATCTGTAGTAAGAAGTTGAGTTCAGCAAGCTCTTTAGATAGACACATGCTCATCCATTCTGGTGAGAGACCATTTCAATGTCCCATGTGCGACATGTCTTTTACTACAAATGGGAACATGAACAGGCATCTGAGGACACATGAGAAAGGTTCCAAAGAGGAACAAGAAAAGACTGATAAGAGCGCTGGACCCCAAGAAAGCTTCAAGGGTGATGAAGCTGCAGGAAGCCTCAACTTGTCTCTTCTTTCAACCCCAAAAAGAGCTAGAATGGATTTCAAGCGATTGCAAACATATGGGATGTCCTCTGGTAGTGATATGAACTGTCCAGTTTGCCACAAGTCCTTTATATGCCGCATTGGATTTGAAACCCACATGACCTTTCACCCAGACATGACCCTCAACTGTGTATTTTGCAATCTTAGCTTCCGCAATCAACGAGGGCTACGTATGCACTTGTATAAGGTTCACAAAAAAGATGCAATTGGTGGGAATGGAACGTGTAAATCCTCTGGGGGTAGTCCTTTGAAGAAGTCATCTGGTATTGACGAATTATGTGCTGCTGAGttctcaacaacaaaatttcCACACATTGCTCAGCTTTGGTGCGAAGAAAATTCTCTGAACATGAATGGAGATGTGCGGACAAGTGTCTGCTTGAAATGCAAAAAAGTCTTCCCATGCATGGCTGCCTTGAATCTTCATATTTCCTCCCTCCATGGAGGCAGTAGTCAACAATCCTTGCATGGACCAGAGAAGGTGTTAGGCACAAACAGAAAGATTATAAAAGATGAGCCTGCTTCCGCTGCTGATGAAGCAACTATCGATCTGCCTAAAAGTCCAAAAGATAGCTTCATGAATGCTCTTAGTCTCCAGCCTTCTGACGAATGTGAAGACAGCTGTCCACGGAACTGCTCACCTCAACTTAGTGGTACTTTGTCCAATAAGTATTTGGAAACGGCAGGATCTTCTAATTATGCAAACAATAGTCATCATTTGGTAAATAGGGATGGTCTTTGGAAAGGATTCCCCATTCTTAATTTTGAACAGGCTAGCAGGGAAGTATCTGGTAGATCTGGTAGACCTCTTCCTCAAAGTTTTTCTCCACTTAAAGGAGAGATGGCCAGTGGGGCTCCAAAAAAGCCCTCTGTCGAAATAGAAGATAGCAGCAAGATGATTGGTGATGTGGCCAAAGCTCATGGGCCACTGTCCAGGAGGCAAGATGCTGAACCAGTCACTGGTGATGTGGGAGTTGGCATGCTTACTCCTGCTGAGTTTGCTTCAGCCAATAGTCATATTGATGAAGATGAACTTGAAAGAGAAAGGATGATGACAGAAGACAGTGATGGCTGGAATGATGGCTCATCAGGGCAGAAGTTTAGTCATGTTTGTAAATTTTGCAGCAAGGCTTTCCCATTTCGCAGTACTCTAAAGGTGCATGTCAGAAGCCATATGGGTTTGACTCCTTACAAGTGCATGCTTTGTGATTACTCAAGCGCTGATAAAAGTACCCTTGTTCGCCATATGAGAACCCACAGTGGGGAACGTCCTTATTCTTGTAAACTTTGTGGCTTCCCATTCACTACCAAGGCAAATTGCGAAAGACATGTTAAGAAGCGTCATGCAAAGCTTTCAAAACTTGATATTGATGTTAACATTCAGCACCATCCTCTACAGCGATTGCCTGAACAAGGGCAGTTTCGTTCCCCAGATACCATTTGTAAAATCTGCAACAGGGACTTCAAATTTTTCAGAGACTTGCAAAACCACATGAGAATTCATGAAAAGTCACCCAGTAAGATCTTTGCATGCATCAAATGTAATATGaacttttcaaagaaaaacCAGTGTGTGAGGCATATGTTACGCAAGCATCGTCATCTCAGTTCAAGTGAGATTCAGCAGCATGTGCAAAGCCTTAATCAGAAGGAAGAAAAATCCAAGGTTAAGAAAGAAGATGTCAGCCAGACCTTACAGCCCCTTGAAGAAGAAATACATACTTTTGAAGATTCACCATTTGCCAATCAGACTCATCTCTCAAGACTGCCACGCCCTGTCCCAGTGTATGTCAGTGGTATTTACAAAGAGAGGTCCTCCGGTGTCCAAGAGGAACCCTTAGATTTGTCTCTTCCTAAAATAGTGAGCTTTCCCTCCTTCATGTCTCCAGATATACCTTCAACTTCAAATTACTCTCCTGATGTTGGCAGTGCAGGAGGAGCTTTTACTACTGCCGAGGGTGGTTTAGACAATGCCGAAGGAGCCATGAGATACAAAGATCCATACAGAAAATTTTATAGCCCACGTCTAGATTCACTTGTTTGCCCGCATTGCCTACGATTGTTCAAGAAAGGAAGCAGATTGAAAACTCACATTCGGTCACACACGAGGGAGAGGCCGTTTAGGTGTTCCATGTGTTCTGCTGCCTTCACCCAGAGTTCAAGTCTTGATGAACACATGATCAAGAGACACTGTGAAGAAGAAGATTCTGATCAGAGGGAAATAAAGAGTGGAGTCACTCCTATGCAACTGAAGTTGATAAACAGGGATCACTCCCACATCAGCATCCtaaaaaattgtttgcaaaGAAAGGAAGAAGAGGGAACCATGGGAGAAAATCTGAGAGAAACTGATGTGGTGGACAGTAGTAACACAGAGACTTCAGCATCCAGTCATCAGTCAGATTCTAATGTGGACTTGTCCAGTATTTCAAAGATGCTTGCTGCCACAGACTCCAATAAATTTCAGCACTTCATGTCTCCTCAGGTGAACAGGCAGAACTTTGCAGACCAGCCTCCATCTCAGCTTAACAAGAATGTTGAGATGTCCATTGATGCAGATGGAGCAGAAGATGTAATGATAAACCAGGAGCGGAAACTTGTGATTGATACATCAAAGGCAGATTCTGAGAATGTCCATGGAGATCATCAGCACCAAATTAAAGAGGAAGGTGATGCAGATGATTTTATGAAATTCTCAAGGAGTGGGAAGTTAGAGAGCAGGCAGACATGCCCATACTGTCAAAGAAAGTTTCCATGGGTCAGTTCCCTCCGGCGTCATCTCATTACTCACACTGGGCTGAAGCCATACGAATGTCCTCATTGTGGAGCAACATTCTCGACCAAGTCCAACTGCGAGCGCCACATCAATAGGCGTCACCAGGGACAGAAAGAAGGTGAAGTGGAGGTTAGCGACCTTCAGAAGGATCCTTTCAAGTGTAAGGAATGCAGGGAACTGGCCTTCTCGACTCGAAGAAAGCTACAGAAGCATTACAAAGATGATCATCCACTGGTTCCATTCCCCAAAGAATATATGGAAGCTCCTGATGTGATTGTCAATAATAAGGATCTCATAGAGAAGATCCAGCAAGGGTATGACCCAGTCTTGTCATCATCTGTTTCTGGTATCATTCCAGAGGGAACCAAGAAACGTAACCAACTCTTCTTTGGTTCCCAGTCTCAGGTCGACAGGGAACCAATTGATCAGCTCTTGGAAGAAAAGAACAATGAAGATTCATCTTCTGTCCATACCAATAACAGTTACATGGATCAAGGAGGGGATGAGTTGATGGAGCCTGTGTCATATCATGAATCAGAGAGTGCATTCCCTGAAACTGGTGGAGCATCTCCATTTCTAGTGAAAGTTGAGAATGGGCTAAATGGTTACAGTACTCTTATTGAAAAGAGGGAATTGTTGCCAGGAACTCCTCTGAAGATGGATAAAGAGCCAGGTAGTTTGCCTTCTGATGAAGCTTTCTCTGATAGAAACATCTCCGAAGATGACGGTTGTGAGAACTCTGATAGCGACTCCCATGTTTCAACTGCTGCCGGTGATGGTCAAATGATGCTCTCCATGGTAGGTGATCTGTCAGGTGCTGCCTCTCTTGTCATACCACAAGTCACCCTTTCTGGAAAGAAGGGAAAGAAGGGAGCAAGATTTAGTTGCGACCAGTGTTGCAAGAAGTTCAAGAGTGAGCTAACTCTGTTTCGTCACTTAAAGGTTCATCAGCTTGAACATCCTTTCAACTGCACAGAATGCTCAGCCACCTTCACTACAAAATTTAACTGCCAGCGACACATTATGAAGTTACATGGCAAGAGGAAAGAGGATGTGATGAGTATCACAGGGTGTGGGAAGGTGTCAGAACCTGGTGTTCAGAAAGCACCTTCATCCAGCAGTAATCCTCCTAAACAAGTTACGATTGACCCAAGCTCTTCACAGGTACTGTTTTCATATTCCACGAATGTTGGTTTGGCACCTGCAGTAGTTAAAATATTACCCAAAAAACCTTTGAACGACCATGTCATCACTCCCAGTAAGAAGATCTCTAAGCAAAAGATCAAAAATATTCTTCCTAAATTAGGTTCTTCGAAAGCCAAATGGCAGGGTCACATTGACCACTCTAGCAGTGTCTCACAGCTTCTAACTCCTTATCAGAATAACGTCCATTTTTCAAATggacaattatttataaaagaaGAGTTGGATGCTAGCTCAGAAGATGCAGGTGTTGATGGAAAGCCAGTTGATGGTAGTTGGAATTATTCAAGTATCCAGTCATCGGCTAGTGATGACACAGGGATGGTAGTAGAGGGGGACATGACTGGTTGTAATTCTGATATCATCAAAGATTTGCTTGGAATTCAAGATTCGTCAACAATGGACCAGATACTTGAATCTGCCGACTCAGCTGCCAAGATATTGGGAGTACAAGGTTAG